From one Tsukamurella tyrosinosolvens genomic stretch:
- a CDS encoding VOC family protein, protein MTQRLRFDAIGMVTEDLPAALAFYRRLGLEIPEGAEDQPHVEAELPGGMRLMWDSVAVIRSMEPDWVKQPGQNATLCVKCASPAVVDEVHAELVAAGSPSAMAPFDAPWGQRYAGVLDPDGYQVQLFAQQ, encoded by the coding sequence ATGACACAGCGACTGCGCTTCGATGCGATCGGCATGGTGACCGAGGACCTGCCCGCCGCCCTCGCCTTCTACCGGCGACTGGGCCTGGAGATCCCCGAGGGCGCCGAGGACCAACCGCACGTGGAGGCGGAGCTGCCGGGAGGGATGCGACTGATGTGGGACTCGGTCGCCGTGATCCGCTCCATGGAACCCGACTGGGTCAAGCAGCCGGGCCAGAACGCGACGCTGTGCGTGAAGTGCGCCTCGCCCGCGGTCGTCGACGAGGTGCACGCCGAGCTGGTCGCCGCGGGCAGCCCGAGCGCGATGGCCCCGTTCGACGCGCCCTGGGGGCAGCGGTACGCGGGCGTGCTCGACCCCGACGGGTACCAGGTGCAGCTCTTCGCCCAGCAGTAG